A genomic window from Rhizobium sp. 007 includes:
- a CDS encoding succinylglutamate desuccinylase/aspartoacylase family protein, with amino-acid sequence MSGNSKRGLDRRDLLIASIATVGAAATLAAGSVKAQDAAAPSAEAASDGSQGTVYTGEVIQGKKVVSALDVNDLESGQKHLLYFQGVQMPTGQYWYVSVTVAKGAKPGKRVVMTSGVHGDEMSSIHTVQTVMNQLDPVQMSGTVMTVTDISRPAIEGMQRRWPNFGRGNDLIDMNREWPGNENGATAPSRHAGLLFNRLLRPNADAAIDFHTGTSGFDVTAFNIGGMDIPEVKAMVELYPVGQIFDSHVYPGVLHNAFVDAGIPSFCPEIGAARVLDLEMISLFVEGTMNVLKHHGIIAGPVGRTGKDVSVFLGNSAFPILATEGGIVEHLVKLNDKVEAGQKVAIQRNSFGEVVAEYTSGVTGEVTGQRSDAMSEPANPLVFILFQKPPPEGVEAYPE; translated from the coding sequence ATGTCCGGCAACTCCAAAAGAGGCCTCGACCGTCGCGATCTGCTAATAGCATCCATCGCCACGGTCGGCGCCGCGGCCACTCTCGCAGCTGGCTCTGTGAAAGCCCAGGATGCAGCGGCTCCCTCTGCCGAAGCCGCATCCGATGGGTCTCAGGGAACGGTCTATACCGGCGAAGTGATCCAAGGAAAAAAGGTCGTCAGCGCGCTCGACGTCAACGATCTGGAATCTGGGCAGAAGCACCTCTTGTATTTTCAGGGCGTGCAGATGCCCACCGGACAGTACTGGTATGTGTCAGTGACGGTCGCCAAGGGGGCGAAGCCGGGCAAGCGCGTCGTCATGACCAGTGGCGTGCATGGCGACGAGATGAGTTCCATACATACGGTCCAGACCGTGATGAACCAGCTCGACCCGGTGCAGATGTCGGGCACGGTGATGACGGTCACGGACATCTCCCGCCCGGCCATCGAGGGCATGCAGCGTAGATGGCCCAATTTTGGCAGGGGCAACGATCTGATCGACATGAACCGGGAATGGCCAGGGAACGAGAACGGCGCCACCGCGCCGAGCCGACACGCCGGGCTCCTGTTCAACCGACTGCTGCGGCCGAACGCCGACGCCGCGATCGACTTCCACACCGGGACGAGCGGTTTCGATGTCACTGCATTCAACATCGGCGGCATGGACATTCCCGAGGTCAAGGCGATGGTGGAACTCTACCCAGTCGGCCAGATCTTCGACAGTCATGTGTATCCCGGTGTCCTTCACAACGCTTTTGTCGACGCAGGCATCCCGTCCTTTTGCCCGGAGATAGGCGCTGCACGGGTCTTGGACCTCGAGATGATCTCGCTGTTCGTGGAAGGTACGATGAACGTCCTCAAGCATCACGGTATCATTGCTGGGCCCGTGGGGCGCACAGGCAAGGACGTGAGTGTTTTTCTTGGCAACAGTGCGTTCCCGATACTAGCAACAGAAGGCGGGATCGTCGAGCACCTGGTCAAGCTCAACGACAAGGTCGAAGCCGGGCAGAAGGTGGCGATCCAGCGCAACAGCTTCGGTGAGGTTGTTGCGGAATATACAAGCGGCGTTACCGGAGAGGTGACGGGCCAGCGCAGCGACGCGATGTCCGAGCCTGCCAACCCCCTTGTATTCATCCTTTTCCAAAAGCCGCCGCCGGAGGGCGTCGAGGCTTACCCTGAGTGA
- a CDS encoding PRC-barrel domain-containing protein — protein sequence MDHTNHVRLTTSELTPAVLEGATIYGADDQKVGKVDHIHGAGAGGSAVIDVGGFLGIGAKPVAVPISDLEFMRDEDGDVHAVTSWTKDELKQMPEHRD from the coding sequence ATGGATCATACAAACCACGTTCGCCTGACCACCTCGGAACTCACTCCAGCCGTCCTCGAAGGAGCGACCATCTATGGCGCCGACGATCAAAAGGTCGGCAAGGTCGATCACATCCATGGAGCGGGCGCCGGAGGATCTGCCGTCATCGATGTTGGAGGTTTCCTAGGCATCGGTGCGAAGCCTGTTGCAGTTCCGATCTCGGATCTCGAGTTCATGCGCGATGAAGACGGTGATGTTCATGCCGTTACGAGCTGGACCAAGGACGAGCTCAAGCAGATGCCCGAACACCGCGACTGA
- a CDS encoding adenylate/guanylate cyclase domain-containing protein: MPDIASWLARLGLDKYTEAFTANEVDFDALRHLSEEDLSELGLPLGPRRKILAAFAAMDAMSSASSAPTPSRAEAERRQLTVVFIDLVGSTELSQRLDPEEMREVLRAYQSAVSMAIARYDGYVAKLMGDGVLAYFGWPSAHEDDAERAVRASLAAAAATASLTTPLGKPLAARIGIATGLVVVGDLVGEGSAQEQAVVGETPNLAARLQALAEPSTVVIADSTQRLVAGLFEMIDLGLQGLKGFAAPVPAWRIVGEADAEGRFDALHAITTPLVGRSEELDVLLQRWQMAREGQGQAVMLSGEPGIGKSRLTAALEERLNTEPHARLRYFCSPYHVNSALYPVIQQLRRAARLGRTDSTNAKLDKLEALMLRSTPDITEAGPLLATLLSIDTTGRYAPLTLTPQAQKARTLSVLIQQLEGITANHPATMVVEDAHWLDPTTAEWLDMLMERLPDLPVLLIVTFRPEFRPPWRGLSHVTALSLGRLERDQGAAIVDRVAGGRTLPSDVKNQILARTEGVPLFVEELTKTILESGLLVDVGNHYRLKGPLPSLAIPSTLQDSLMARLDRLSSVKNMAQIGACIGRVFHHRLLAAVAGCDAVRLRDDLQNLEKSGLVLRNGVAPEATYAFKHALVHDAAYQSLLRSRRQQIHASIASTLERHFPEVTETEPETLAHHYTAAGLADQAGDYWLKAGRQAQKRSANIEALAQLGRGLEVVASLPSTEARLKREVHLQNAMGVAAMAVKGWGAPDVLHAFSSARKLCERLDDSKELFVAVRGEASYQLISGHLREADDLGRQCLRIAQSANDLSLLLEAHHQLWASKLFLGDYRAAEEHTSWGIANYDRERDHRLTYVYTGHDPGVCCRNYSSEILWIHGYPDQALDRVREAVSLAKRVSHSVSIATALSNLAIVHLLRREPGAAREAAQEQLEVSTEFDLPLMAGGARSKIGWALAQQGKLEEGIREMREAVEAVAATGADMGMAFRLCVLAQAHAQLGEVSEGLILLEQAFDITAKTGSKYQVPELLRTKGELLSRMEPHCSGAERWFRKSLTMARTEGTKSAELRAATSLARFYFDQGRNKEGRKLLAPIYAWFTEGFETGDLVDARALLEHLR, translated from the coding sequence ATGCCGGACATCGCCTCATGGCTGGCCCGCCTCGGGCTGGACAAGTACACCGAGGCGTTCACCGCCAACGAAGTCGATTTCGATGCGCTTCGACATCTCAGTGAAGAAGACCTGAGCGAGCTGGGTTTACCCCTTGGGCCGCGTCGCAAGATCCTGGCGGCGTTTGCCGCAATGGACGCCATGTCATCAGCGAGTTCCGCCCCAACGCCTTCGCGAGCCGAAGCCGAACGGCGGCAATTGACAGTGGTATTCATCGATCTTGTGGGGTCGACCGAGCTGTCACAGCGGCTGGATCCGGAGGAAATGCGCGAGGTCTTGCGAGCGTACCAAAGTGCGGTATCGATGGCGATTGCACGGTACGACGGTTACGTTGCGAAGCTCATGGGCGACGGCGTCCTCGCCTATTTCGGTTGGCCAAGCGCGCATGAAGACGACGCCGAACGGGCAGTGCGGGCGAGCTTGGCGGCAGCGGCTGCGACCGCCAGCCTGACGACCCCGCTGGGCAAACCCCTTGCAGCCCGGATAGGCATTGCCACCGGTCTCGTCGTGGTCGGCGACCTCGTTGGCGAAGGATCAGCGCAGGAACAGGCCGTTGTCGGCGAAACGCCCAACCTTGCGGCGCGCTTGCAAGCCTTGGCCGAGCCAAGCACCGTCGTGATCGCTGACAGCACGCAGCGGCTGGTTGCCGGGTTGTTTGAGATGATCGATCTCGGTCTCCAGGGGCTCAAGGGCTTCGCAGCTCCCGTCCCCGCGTGGCGCATCGTCGGCGAGGCCGATGCCGAGGGACGTTTCGATGCGCTGCACGCCATCACGACACCGCTGGTGGGGCGATCCGAGGAACTCGACGTTCTGCTTCAACGTTGGCAGATGGCCCGAGAAGGGCAAGGTCAGGCGGTGATGCTGTCGGGGGAACCCGGCATCGGCAAGTCGCGCCTGACCGCCGCGTTGGAAGAGCGACTGAATACCGAGCCACACGCACGCTTGCGCTACTTCTGTTCCCCCTACCATGTGAACAGCGCACTCTACCCGGTGATCCAGCAGCTTCGGCGCGCTGCCAGACTTGGAAGGACCGACAGTACAAATGCGAAGCTGGACAAGCTCGAGGCGCTGATGCTGCGATCGACCCCGGACATAACCGAAGCTGGCCCGCTTTTGGCAACTCTGTTGTCAATCGACACCACTGGCCGCTATGCGCCGCTGACGCTGACACCGCAAGCGCAGAAGGCCCGTACGCTCAGCGTTCTCATCCAACAGCTTGAAGGGATCACGGCGAACCACCCTGCTACGATGGTCGTAGAGGATGCGCATTGGCTCGATCCGACGACAGCCGAATGGCTCGACATGCTCATGGAACGCCTGCCCGATCTGCCGGTGCTTCTCATCGTCACCTTTCGTCCCGAATTCCGCCCGCCTTGGCGGGGATTGTCACATGTGACGGCCCTCTCGCTTGGCCGTCTCGAGCGCGATCAAGGAGCAGCGATTGTAGACCGGGTAGCCGGCGGCAGGACCCTGCCTTCGGACGTCAAGAACCAGATATTGGCCAGGACGGAGGGCGTGCCGCTGTTCGTCGAGGAGTTGACGAAGACCATCCTTGAGTCTGGCCTCCTTGTCGACGTCGGCAATCATTATCGATTGAAGGGTCCATTGCCATCGCTTGCGATCCCATCGACTTTGCAGGATTCACTGATGGCCCGCCTCGACCGACTCTCTTCGGTCAAGAACATGGCGCAGATCGGCGCGTGCATCGGTCGCGTCTTCCACCACCGGCTGCTGGCGGCAGTCGCCGGATGTGATGCCGTCAGGCTCAGGGATGATCTTCAGAATCTCGAAAAATCCGGGCTCGTCCTGCGAAACGGCGTCGCCCCGGAAGCCACGTACGCCTTCAAGCATGCACTGGTGCACGACGCGGCGTATCAGAGCCTTCTCAGGAGCCGACGGCAACAAATCCACGCGAGCATCGCGTCAACTCTGGAGCGGCACTTCCCCGAAGTCACCGAGACCGAACCTGAGACACTCGCGCACCACTACACGGCCGCCGGGCTGGCCGATCAGGCCGGAGACTACTGGCTGAAAGCAGGGCGGCAGGCGCAGAAACGCTCGGCGAATATCGAAGCCTTGGCCCAACTCGGGAGGGGATTGGAGGTGGTCGCGTCATTGCCCAGCACGGAGGCCCGCTTAAAGCGTGAAGTCCATTTACAGAATGCCATGGGCGTGGCCGCAATGGCCGTCAAAGGCTGGGGCGCTCCGGACGTTTTGCACGCCTTCTCATCGGCACGCAAACTTTGCGAGAGGCTGGACGACAGCAAGGAGCTCTTCGTGGCGGTTCGGGGCGAAGCCTCATACCAACTGATATCGGGTCACTTGCGCGAGGCGGACGACCTCGGCCGCCAATGTCTGCGGATCGCTCAGTCGGCGAATGATTTAAGCCTCCTCCTCGAAGCGCATCATCAGTTGTGGGCAAGCAAACTCTTCCTCGGGGATTATCGAGCCGCCGAGGAACACACAAGCTGGGGGATCGCGAATTACGATCGCGAGCGAGATCATCGCCTGACCTATGTCTATACGGGTCATGACCCCGGCGTCTGTTGCAGGAACTACTCTTCGGAGATTCTTTGGATCCACGGTTACCCCGACCAGGCTCTGGACCGCGTTCGAGAGGCGGTGTCGCTGGCCAAGCGCGTGTCTCATTCCGTGAGCATCGCCACCGCGCTGAGTAACTTGGCCATAGTCCATCTCCTGCGCCGTGAACCTGGGGCAGCCCGCGAAGCGGCGCAGGAGCAGCTTGAGGTCTCGACCGAATTCGACTTGCCACTCATGGCCGGGGGGGCCCGGTCGAAAATCGGCTGGGCACTCGCCCAGCAAGGGAAATTGGAAGAGGGTATCCGGGAAATGCGCGAAGCGGTTGAAGCCGTTGCGGCTACCGGTGCAGACATGGGCATGGCGTTCCGCCTCTGTGTCCTGGCCCAAGCGCATGCGCAGCTCGGCGAGGTAAGCGAAGGGCTGATCTTGCTTGAGCAGGCGTTCGACATCACCGCCAAGACTGGATCGAAATATCAAGTGCCCGAGCTACTCCGCACCAAAGGCGAACTCTTATCGCGCATGGAACCCCACTGCAGCGGTGCTGAGAGGTGGTTTCGAAAGTCACTGACGATGGCGCGCACCGAGGGTACCAAATCGGCGGAGTTGAGAGCTGCCACAAGCCTCGCCAGGTTTTACTTCGACCAGGGCCGCAACAAAGAGGGTCGAAAGCTTCTTGCCCCCATCTATGCCTGGTTCACCGAAGGCTTCGAGACTGGCGACCTTGTCGATGCCAGGGCCTTGCTTGAGCACCTGAGGTAG